A genomic segment from Acidimicrobiales bacterium encodes:
- a CDS encoding MMPL family transporter, with product MFQRLGRWCHDHRWKVVIFWGGGLFLASSILYGALGGPSTSADWSLPGFESAQGAELLEDHYGGQGAGFGGNIVFESDTGVEDPAVRSTMEGFFDEVAGVDGVNFVGSPYAEGGERQIATEGPFAGDIAFAQVDFDPNLDETEFTKTSQDINTAYDDFVADSSVDGLRVELGGAALATFEEPTTELLGVAFAIFILIVAFGSVLAMGVPIGTAVAGIMSGSVIAGFLSFVFHPPSFASIFGLMIGLGVGIDYALFIVTRYRENLHKGHDIRESIAIALDTAGRAVIFAGTTVVISIVSMIVMRLSFVTGMAVAISTVVAATMLASVTLLPALLAFAGSNIEVTRRRGLIAAGGVAVMLAGAGLNIPALSSLGLAVAVLTMILGFFVPWLKRTVDRRERKDIRDSFAYRWSRVIQHHPWPAVLLSSVLLVVLALPIFALRLGASDEGNYQEDTTTRQAYDLLSDGFGDGYNGPLMLVSELPEGMSEADLEGVTAAIAADPGVASVAPPFPSDDNSAIAWNVVPTTSPQDEATTELVNRLRDDVLPGATADTGLDVKVSGTVAVNVDFTKYLAERLPYFLAAVLVLSFLLLMLVFRSVLVPLKAVIMNLLSIGAAYGVMVAGFQWGWLGGIMNFEAAPIEPWMPMMMFAIVFGLSMDYEVFLLSRIREEWHRTGDSRTSVADGLAATARVITAAALIMVFVFGAFLLEPDRVVKLMGTGLATAVLLDATIVRMLLVPATMELLGDRNWWLPGWLDRILPNIDVEGHAEPDAVPEDDRQLEPTS from the coding sequence GTGTTTCAACGTCTAGGTCGCTGGTGTCATGACCACCGGTGGAAAGTCGTCATCTTCTGGGGTGGAGGCCTGTTCCTCGCGAGCTCCATCCTCTACGGGGCGCTCGGAGGTCCGTCGACGAGCGCCGACTGGTCACTGCCAGGCTTCGAATCGGCACAGGGTGCCGAGCTCCTGGAAGACCACTACGGCGGCCAGGGTGCCGGCTTCGGCGGCAACATCGTCTTCGAGTCCGACACCGGGGTCGAAGATCCCGCCGTGCGCAGCACGATGGAGGGCTTCTTCGACGAGGTCGCCGGCGTCGACGGCGTCAACTTCGTCGGCAGCCCCTACGCCGAGGGGGGTGAGCGCCAGATCGCGACGGAGGGCCCGTTCGCCGGCGACATCGCCTTCGCCCAGGTCGACTTCGATCCCAACCTCGACGAGACGGAGTTCACGAAGACCTCCCAGGACATCAACACGGCCTACGACGACTTCGTCGCCGATTCCTCGGTCGACGGCCTGCGGGTCGAGCTGGGTGGCGCGGCGCTCGCCACCTTCGAGGAGCCGACCACCGAGCTGCTCGGTGTCGCCTTCGCCATCTTCATCCTCATCGTGGCGTTCGGCTCGGTGCTGGCCATGGGCGTGCCGATCGGCACCGCCGTCGCCGGGATCATGTCCGGCAGCGTCATCGCCGGCTTCCTGAGCTTCGTCTTCCACCCGCCGAGCTTCGCCTCGATCTTCGGTCTGATGATCGGTCTCGGCGTGGGCATCGACTACGCCCTGTTCATCGTCACCCGCTACCGCGAGAACCTGCACAAGGGTCACGACATCCGCGAGTCGATCGCCATCGCGCTCGACACCGCGGGTCGGGCCGTGATCTTCGCCGGCACCACCGTGGTCATCTCGATCGTCAGCATGATCGTGATGCGGCTGAGCTTCGTCACCGGCATGGCCGTGGCGATCTCCACCGTGGTCGCGGCCACGATGCTGGCGTCCGTCACGCTCCTCCCGGCCCTGCTCGCCTTCGCCGGCAGCAACATCGAGGTCACCCGTCGACGGGGCCTGATCGCCGCGGGCGGCGTGGCGGTGATGCTGGCGGGCGCCGGGCTCAACATCCCGGCGCTGTCGTCCCTGGGCCTGGCCGTCGCCGTCCTCACGATGATCCTCGGCTTCTTCGTGCCGTGGCTGAAGAGGACGGTCGACCGGCGCGAGCGCAAGGACATCCGCGACTCGTTCGCCTACCGGTGGAGCCGTGTGATCCAGCACCACCCGTGGCCCGCCGTGCTCCTGTCGTCCGTCCTCCTGGTCGTGCTGGCGCTGCCGATCTTCGCGCTGCGTCTCGGTGCCTCCGACGAGGGCAACTACCAGGAGGACACCACCACCCGCCAGGCCTACGACCTGCTCTCCGACGGCTTCGGCGACGGCTACAACGGTCCGCTCATGCTGGTGTCGGAGCTCCCCGAGGGCATGTCCGAAGCCGACCTCGAGGGTGTCACCGCGGCCATCGCGGCCGACCCCGGGGTCGCCTCCGTGGCGCCGCCGTTCCCGTCCGACGACAACAGCGCGATCGCCTGGAACGTGGTCCCCACCACGTCTCCCCAGGACGAGGCCACCACCGAGCTCGTCAACCGCCTGCGCGACGACGTGCTGCCGGGGGCCACGGCCGACACTGGGCTCGACGTGAAGGTGTCGGGCACGGTCGCCGTCAACGTCGACTTCACGAAGTACCTGGCCGAGCGGCTGCCGTACTTCCTGGCGGCGGTGCTGGTGCTGTCGTTCCTGCTGCTGATGCTGGTGTTCCGCTCGGTGTTGGTGCCGCTCAAGGCGGTCATCATGAACCTGCTGTCGATCGGCGCCGCCTACGGCGTGATGGTCGCCGGCTTCCAGTGGGGCTGGCTCGGCGGGATCATGAACTTCGAGGCCGCCCCGATCGAGCCGTGGATGCCGATGATGATGTTCGCCATCGTCTTCGGCCTCTCCATGGACTACGAGGTGTTCCTCCTGTCCCGGATCCGTGAGGAGTGGCACCGCACCGGCGACAGCCGCACCTCCGTGGCCGACGGCCTGGCCGCCACGGCCCGGGTCATCACCGCCGCGGCGTTGATCATGGTGTTCGTGTTCGGCGCCTTCCTCCTGGAGCCGGACCGGGTCGTCAAGCTGATGGGCACCGGCCTCGCCACGGCCGTGCTGCTCGACGCCACGATCGTCCGGATGCTGCTGGTGCCCGCCACCATGGAGCTGCTGGGCGACCGCAACTGGTGGCTGCCCGGCTGGCTCGACCGGATCCTGCCCAACATCGACGTCGAGGGCCACGCCGAGCCCGATGCCGTCCCGGAGGACGACCGGCAGCTGGAGCCGACCTCCTGA
- a CDS encoding aminoglycoside phosphotransferase family protein, whose translation MGRTYVTGLHDDEPEPTWEALDAWADDWRVVRRLSDGHRNRVAVVALDGRPYVARLSRIRTLALEWEVTLLDWLRRCDVGVPVLVPTRRAGDEPQLHAGGCIVTEVVDGHQPKSDDDWELVATTLRRLHHVSGGWPQRPGSRAAADLLTFEHGENVAVAAMPPDAVRRCRAAWSAIAHLPRTVVHGDPRAGNIRITGGQAVLLGWDEARVDASVLDLVTLPRRIGGLDDARWVDALRASYAWEAANRWTVEPTYARRQLDLLRTMS comes from the coding sequence GTGGGAAGAACGTACGTAACAGGACTGCACGACGACGAGCCCGAGCCGACCTGGGAGGCGCTGGACGCCTGGGCCGACGACTGGCGCGTGGTCCGCCGGCTGTCGGACGGGCACCGCAACCGCGTCGCGGTGGTGGCGCTCGACGGCCGTCCCTACGTGGCCCGGCTGAGCCGCATCCGCACGCTGGCGCTGGAGTGGGAGGTCACGCTGCTCGACTGGCTGCGGCGCTGCGACGTGGGCGTCCCCGTGCTGGTGCCGACCCGCCGGGCCGGCGACGAGCCCCAGCTGCACGCCGGCGGCTGCATCGTGACGGAGGTGGTCGACGGCCACCAGCCCAAGAGCGACGACGACTGGGAGCTGGTCGCGACCACGCTGCGGCGGCTGCACCACGTGAGCGGCGGCTGGCCGCAGCGACCCGGCAGCCGGGCGGCCGCCGACCTGCTGACCTTCGAGCACGGCGAGAACGTGGCCGTCGCCGCCATGCCGCCCGACGCGGTGCGGCGCTGCCGTGCGGCCTGGTCGGCCATCGCCCACCTGCCGCGCACGGTGGTCCACGGCGACCCGCGGGCCGGCAACATCCGCATCACCGGCGGCCAGGCGGTGCTGCTGGGGTGGGACGAGGCCCGGGTCGACGCCTCGGTGCTCGACCTCGTCACCCTGCCGCGCCGGATCGGCGGCCTCGACGACGCCCGGTGGGTCGACGCGCTGCGGGCGTCCTACGCCTGGGAGGCCGCCAATCGCTGGACGGTCGAGCCGACCTACGCCCGCCGTCAGCTCGACCTGCTCCGAACCATGAGTTAG